TACAATCCCTGCTCCCAATGCCTCTGAAGGCCTGTCTCCACCACCGCTTACAACTGGTATTCCGTTTTTAAGACCCAAAAATTTTGCAACATCTTTTTTCAAATACCCTATGATTTCATCTGCATAACAAAGTCTTGGAAACTGAGAGGTTTTGACCCCCACAAACTCAAATATATCTTGCCACCACTGTCTTTTGTTTATGTCAAACATCATTGTTCGTGATGCCAATGAATGGTCTGTTGCAGCCTGCCCTGTGAGCATGTATCCAATAAACTCTTTGGGCTGCAGAAAAACATAAGCTTTTTGCAAAATTTCTGGCTGGTGTTTTTTGAGCCATAAAAGCTTTGTTGCAGTAAATGTAGAGTCTGGAATCAAACCTGTGATTTTATGTATTGTTTCTTTTCCAAACTGACGTGAAATTTCTTCGGCTTCGACCCGCGAACGCCTGTCCATCCACGAAATAGCTCTTGACAGAACATTTCCTTCCCTATCAATTGGAACAACTGTCTCTCTTTGCGACGAAAGTCCAATTGCTACAATGTCATCTGCTCCTGCTACTTGTACGACCTGCTTGATACCTTCTACTGCTTCTTTCCACCAGTCAAGTGGGTCTTGTTCTGCCCACTCAATCTGAGGCGTGTATGTTGGATACTCCCTGTTTGCTTTTGCCAAGATGTACCCCTGCAGGTCAAACACTATTACCTTGCAGGCAGTTGTTCCAATATCTATGGTAAGAATCTTTTCCATTTAAGGTTTGCCCCTTTCAACGTAAAAATCTACTCTTTGCTTCTTTTGAGATGGTTATACTACAGTTATCTTCACACCCTTTTGCCTGAAATTTTCTACAAGTTCATCACTTATCTCGCCTGCTGTAATAATTTCAGACACTTTGCTCAATGTTGCAAACGAAACCATTGCATTTTTTTTGAACTTGCTGCTGTCTGCAACAACTATGACCTCTTTGCTGCTATCTATCATAGCCCTTTTTACCTCTGCTTCAAAAACATCAGAGGTTGTAAGACCTTTTTCAAGAGAAATTCCGCTTGTTCCTATAAAAGCTATATCAGCACTAAACTGCAAAAATGCTTTCTGGGCTTCTGGCCCAACTGTTGAAAAGTTAGAATTTTTCACCTTGCCTCCAACTAAAAATAAATTAATACTGTTATTAGTTATTAGTTCATTTACTATATTTATGCCATTGGTTATCACAGTTATGTGCTGAAAACTCTTGAGTTTTCTTGCTATCTGCTGTGTGGTTGTTCCTGTATCCAGAATTACAACCATACCTTCTTTTATTCTATTTATCGCCTCAAGTGCAATCCTTTCTTTTTCCTGGATAAACTCTTTTGAGCGCTGGGAAATAGGTGGAACTATTGATACCCCTTCTTTTAAAATAGCCCCACCGTAATTTTTCTCGATTATCCCTTCCTGCTCAAGTTTTTTCAAATCTCTTCTTATTGTCTCGTCAGACACGTTAAAAATATTACAAAGTTCTGTAACAGTCACACTCTTTTTCTCCATCAATATCTCTTTAATTTTTTGCCTGCGCGTTGCCGAAAGCATTTCTCTTCATCACCTATTTCTTATATGTGGATTTGTGTGTCAGCTTATTAATATTCTACTCGATTTTTTGAGGATTTGCAATATGAAATTCAAAATGATTACACAAGATTGGTCAAACATTTTTAAAGGTGAAAATAAAAAAAGCAGGCAGCTGCCTGCTCCTACTTTTTAATACTGTGTACGCTATATTTCTACTTTCCACTCTTTTAAAACATTTTCCTTTGTATACCTCTCAGCTTCTATTTCATCAAGTTGAGGTCTTTTGGGATTTTGTTTTGCACCAGGACCAAAATTTC
The sequence above is drawn from the Caldicellulosiruptor bescii DSM 6725 genome and encodes:
- a CDS encoding DeoR/GlpR family DNA-binding transcription regulator, whose protein sequence is MLSATRRQKIKEILMEKKSVTVTELCNIFNVSDETIRRDLKKLEQEGIIEKNYGGAILKEGVSIVPPISQRSKEFIQEKERIALEAINRIKEGMVVILDTGTTTQQIARKLKSFQHITVITNGINIVNELITNNSINLFLVGGKVKNSNFSTVGPEAQKAFLQFSADIAFIGTSGISLEKGLTTSDVFEAEVKRAMIDSSKEVIVVADSSKFKKNAMVSFATLSKVSEIITAGEISDELVENFRQKGVKITVV
- the xylB gene encoding xylulokinase; protein product: MEKILTIDIGTTACKVIVFDLQGYILAKANREYPTYTPQIEWAEQDPLDWWKEAVEGIKQVVQVAGADDIVAIGLSSQRETVVPIDREGNVLSRAISWMDRRSRVEAEEISRQFGKETIHKITGLIPDSTFTATKLLWLKKHQPEILQKAYVFLQPKEFIGYMLTGQAATDHSLASRTMMFDINKRQWWQDIFEFVGVKTSQFPRLCYADEIIGYLKKDVAKFLGLKNGIPVVSGGGDRPSEALGAGIVGSRVMESTGTATNVSMSSNRIPENLDPRVVCSCHVIRDHYLIEQGINTSGTILRWIRDNFYRGEKEKGENVYELIDNEAESSGPGANGVVLLPFFMGSRATRWNPDAKGVLFGLTLTHSRADIARAVLEGISYEIRACIEILESMGLKAESIVSMGGGAKSRVWSKIKADILGKAVVVEKVQEAASKGAMLLASYAIGARKSLIEEKREVLFEYQPDSKNYEIYNRVYEIYNQLYNSVSHLYSKISQY